The window AAGACATTTGGTAGTTGTGTGTTTCTTCTGAGGACAGCGAGCAGGACAGAAGTTGCAAGGGTGGTGCCTTTATTCGGAGACACTTGCCATGGGATAGAGAGAGAAGTGAAACTGCGTACATTATGGAAAAACACTTGCATCAAAGGAAATGCATATTGAGGCTACCTTGCATTGAGGGCGTGGCCCCAATCAGACCAGAGCCTGAAGATGAGGATGGTGGGCCacacagtactagagatttcccacaatacatcatgatttgtaccaatgtagattcccctgtgaagtctaccatgtctcccatgtgtagacaaattcctggaccACGTGTAGAAATTCTGAGaacgtacttttaaaaacacctttcttctcaattcccattgtaaaggattaagaaaattgtgcttgattgagagaagagaaaggatttttgtaaattttccactgattgtgtcctcagccatacagaataaagtgatggaaagtagggagaattgttgcacctgttttatgaaacaaaaggatattgattttttccaaatagaaaagacaaaagaaatttacatgctaactattttcagagaatgaccccttcagttggtaataacgtgcttcccaaaactgtgacatttgtagtacctgaagaatgtgacttttgtggttatttaatggtttctttgaaatttatactgcaatatttcaacgtacttttaataatataattaatcaattatcgtgagacttcacattattgcttttatgcagaactgaaaaagttacaagaaaactaacgtcgttggtacaaatcgaacagcattgtgggtaattgaTTGTACTGTGGGCCATGAGCCGTTATacagacaaatgacaatatcaacagcgCTGACAACTCATTACAGGACAATGTTTAATGTATAAGCAtatgttttgcattttcttgattCTGCTAAAAGCTCAATGAtgcatttttagttttgaacaaagaccactcaacttttgaattttatttactAGATACAGGCTGTACTCATGTTATTACACCGACGAGTCATaaacagtgattatttgtataattgtattttttgggaATTTTTTCTATTCTTGGTCAAGAAGCTTCTCCGAGACCACAACTCCAATTGATTTGAAAGTTGGTGTGGAGGTTTTTAGGGTACAGCTCAGTAAGActgtttcaaattgtggtgaagtttgcataattgtatatttggcaaaatttttaccattgtcttttgccaagtcttttttttttaaatcgctgCTACAATTGTACAGACGTTCAATGAATGACTTGAAATATTGGTTTCAAAAAGTCTGGTTATAttattgtttgtgattttttttcagaaaccgcAGCTTTTGTTTAACACATGTGtcaattattgtaaatatttcattggaTTAGTATTATTCAGTGAATAAAAAggacattatttttttaattgcataacagtTGTATGAACTTAAATTGTTGATGTGTGTAGTGTAACATGTGAGTAtgagtaaaatgaaagaatactAGTATATCATGAGAATACCGGTAatacattttaatcaataatgGTAGATATTGTGCATACCATCCTATGGCAATATGCCTGCACATAATTCTGTAAACACAAAATGGAAGAATGCAGAAAAGATATTAAATATCCGCGCTGTACATATATATCAACTTGGTCCTGTTTGTTTCCCCATAATAGAACTAACTGCCCCATATCTATTTTCTAAGCATGTCTATGCATCATTACCAgtgtaattgttgataattgcactGAAGTAAGGCCTTTTGAAATGgatctgtcaaaaataacataaaggATACAGAGGCCATGTTTAGAAGCAGAATACAAGGTTattttggtatacaattatgaaaataaaatgatgaaacagtacaaaatgtgcaaaaggTACAGGTTACTGTTTCAAGTAAATATCGAttcatgagaaattcaaaaaattaaaaggaatgacagcagagcagtgatattttattcgATTTCATGCAAGGTACCATGGGAAAATTTAAGGCAAGAGGGTGGATTCCCATGATCACTAATTTCACGCAGAATCCATTGAAATCCTGCACAGGATTATTCAGGAGACTGTCTTATGGAATCCATTAAAATGCTGTAATGGATTCTGATGTGGATTCTAAAAGTGTTCCGTATATAGAAGAATCCATAATTGGATACCTTAGGATTCCCTGAGTACCCACAATGGATATCTCTGGATTCCCTTGGATTCTGATTGAATCCACGGAGGAATCCACAACAATGCTTGATGGATTCTGGCTTTTTCACATAGTgtataggagagaatttttttgactaaatgtcatgtgaccttgatgaccttaatttacctaaaatatatgtttatgtcaataaataagtaaccacaagtgctatgtcctttgtatttagtaggatgggagaccttatgacaacacacgctttacctcattaattttgcacacatctaattctgggcaagtgaatagagctagaggtctgatttttcggcatatagggattaattagcaatataatttttttttcaaaatgtcatgtaacctcaatgacctttgaccttgattatacatatatatgcatatctcaataaccacaagtttctataccctccaatttcgataggatattagaccttaagatgtcacatcttgtacctcatttattatgtgcatatgtatttcttggctgtccaatactgctagaggtctgatcttttttcccgatttagaaccataacttagacatgcctcatgtgtttcaaattgggaacaacgacatagacctatttgcccatagatctcaacatatacactccagtgatacttcttaatgaccacatttccctgccccatcaagactaatactcctattacaagtggggactgtcattgtcaatgacttgtttagttaatggttgtatcacagtattcgatatttctaattctgtattttttccattttatgttctgaataaatacattaaacatatttcactgtctccagtacactacattgaagtattttcacttcatgcactttatccctttcacacatgttcaaatatctgaccagagaacaaacactaaatagtccaggatgggagctacagtgtcattgacgctattttttcatgtacagagccataactcagacatgtttcaaccgattttattcaaaaatggtacaaggacattgaccaatgtcatagatatgtacgtcaatttgttttgtgatacgacccAATAtagccgccagacggccattttattacgagttttttcatatacagagccataactcagacatgtttcaaccgattttattcaaagttggtacaaggacattgacctatgtcatacatatgtacgtcgatttgttatgtgatacgatccaatatggctgcgttgcggccattttgttactattatttcatgtacagagccgtaatactctcaggcatatctcaaccgattttatttaaagttgatataaggacattaacctatgttatacatatgtatgtcattttgtttcatgatatggtccaatatggctgcatggcagccattttgttacaatttttcgtgtccttagccaaaacttaggcatgtctcaactaattttattcaccgattttattcattgtacaaggacattgacctatgtcatacatatgcacattgatttgttttatgatacaatccaatatggccaccgtgtggccatttttttccgattttttcatgtccgaaaccataactcagacatgtatcaagcaaatttattcaaagttggtacaaggacattgacttatttatacatatgtatgtcgattggtttcacgagatggtccaatatggccacatggtagcaattttgttatggttgtttcatgtcgagagccataactctggcaagtctcaactgatcttattcaaagttggtacatgtacattgacttacgtcatacatatacatgttgattttttagacagtaagatcaaatatcgctgcatggcggtgattttgttacaatttgtacagagccataactcagacatatttccaccagtatcattcaaagttggtacaaggacattgacctatttcatacatatgctcgtcaatttgtttcacgtcatgtagcagtaacatgtcaattattgaagtttcataagtaggctgatatgtcaagaaatacgtactgcatcaaattcatgaaacttatacagatgttaactgatgttaagctcacattgctttaacattgaaaaagacatttatcagtgtcattttaattaatttgtaattgcataagtaatgaactttcctagttagggtgatatagccacaaattaatacaacatcaaatgtgatgaaacttggtacagaagTTGATCTCagagtgttgtaaatactgcatcaaactttatgaaatatggtaccagtgataatctgtcaagtgttagaattgtatgcaaaaatgttttgcaacatcctgttgattaatttctagttgactcattttctgaactttaggatggtggccttcatgggttttatgttttcatcaccatggaactcattcttggccattgagcgccatctgtatcaaagtatttttatcacagacccaattaatgaagaggactttatcctctctgaggacctgtaatcaaagtacccattaacaagtggggactgtgtcatcaacgatgacttgttttggcGTGTACTGTGCCAGTACGGCACTGCGCTACACCAGCATTATATAatcttttaatatatatatgtgcatCAGTGCATGAGTGAATAGGAATCAGTCTAACAGGCAGAGACATATGCAAATCATCTTTTATTTGATTTGTGAACCTCAATCAATAACAGTAATACATGACTAGTATAGTAACGCTATACAAGCTAGGTTGACTGAAAGTCGTCAACTGTACATATAAACATTATATAACTGCAGTAACTGATCACGGCATGAGCCTGAACTATATAGAAAACGCCGCAAGCAAGCCAAAATGGTAATGAACTGTGACATGTGACTGATCACGTGCTTGTCTTTTTTTGACAGCTGGGCCATTGAGGGCAGGTTGTATATGTCTCTGCCTGTTTGACTGATTCCTATTATACTGACATACATCAGTCGACAAAGGCAGAGCCCTATGCAATATGGAGAGAAAACGTACAATAATTCTTGAGGCTTTGAAATGACTGACTTTATCATCGTGCTAAAGTTCTCATTTGTTTTGGATCTTCATTGTCGTAAACCACGAGCCTCTTTACAGCAAAAGCTTAGCGCTACCCGCCATCCAGCACGAGCGTTTGGTGAGCGATGTTCATTCGGTTTTTTGCTGCACCGTTTCGGCGTTCGTGTGAACGCAACTTCTCATTTCCTCTTTTTCTCAGGAGTCTTCGCGGCAATTGCAACTGACTTGAAGGCAGTGATGCTTTATAAATGTCACTGATCTGGATTAAAAGCTGACATTCTTCTTCACGCATTCGTGCACTATTGCGATTGTGTTGTGAACCTTTGCAAGTCGTCTGACTTTGTTCAGGCACAGCATGCAGATACGTGGTGACAACTCATCGTCCTGCGAGTAATCGTCTATTATCGACTCTAATGTCTGTCGAAGCACAGTGACACAGTCGTTAAAGAGACTTCGGTAGTTTTTTTTAACCGCCCACACACACGACATGATCAAGCACTTATTCATGTTGCttgacgccattttgtttgttcctGCACGATACAACATAACTTTATAAAACAATTCGTGATTGGGTAATTCTGATGACAtctctcatgaataattaattaacccccaTTCTCACTTTCACAGTTTCATTGTGTAatctgccagagcttgatttttgctTAGGTCAGTGGAgtggaaattattgctctggctcgggAGAATGTGGATCTTCAGAATGCTGTCTGTATAGTTCATAGGAGTCCATGAGTGGACGTAGTGTTCATAGAGTACTGAATGTGATTTCCATCTATCCACTTTCATTACTTTGTCTGGGTCTTCTTTCTTTAGATGCCGATCGTTGCACCCATGGGGCAGAAATCACGAGCACTGTATTTGTCGACCGACAACCTTTCCATAGCGATCGGCTGATTTAAAATTACGCAGCTGAATGAAAACTAGAGAATTAGGGAGCGTCCCCTTTCTCTGGCTGTTGCTTGAATATAATCACGCTTACAAAGTGTTTCGTTTCATTCTTTTAATTGCGTCTTTGTTGAGTTggcactgaacagagattgattttagagggagTGTGCAGCAGGGGCTTGTAGTCTGTCTCCGTTTTGACTGCCAACTCCAACAATTCCATGTTTTCTGCTTTCAATTGAGTTGAACAAGTTAAAAACATGGATTAGAGAAATGAGTAGGGGATCTTGAAGCATACTGTCATCTGATTATTTCCTCGAGCAAAGAAGGTCACATGTCTCTTCAATAATGTTGACCTCCCTGACTTCACTAGTGGacaacaagaaagaaaaaaaaattacagcagtctcCTGAATGCATGCcagtattttcataattgttGAACAAAGtcgtaaaatattttttcaccatcCTCTTATGCAATAAATCGCCCATAATAAAATCATGCCAATAATAGTATTTTACATGTGAATAGTCGCCTATTTAATTGTATAATCACCTTATTTTATGCCACATCGAAATAAATAATGCATATAAGTGCATATAACTTAATATaactaaataaaatatattaaatttgtagTACTCGTACACAACTCTATGTAAAGAAACTGCCCCTGTTTCTTCCGCGTCGATGTTCATGCCATAAATCGATTTTAAGATTTGTAAACTGCAAATTTGATGGCCCCAAGGATGGTCTGATCAATCTTTCCCCACCTCAGCTGACTTCTTCGGCTGGTAGAGCACACCAGGAATGGGGCCAGTGACCAGAGAGCATGGATGTTCAGTTGATGTAGTGGACAATATGGCTTGAGTCTAAGATCGGGAAGAGGCTGGATGGTTGACAGTGAATGTGACCTTGCCATATAACAACATTAATGTGTTGCCTTTACTTGCTTTGCCAGTATAAAATACTGTCAACAAAGTTCAAACCAGTGGCTCAAAGAAACTTTTTCACTGCATTTGACAACTTTACCAGAGACTTGGCAACTCTCTCCTTCATCATAATGTCGGTACATGAGTGGTTGACCATGATTTTGACACTGAAAACCAAATGGGAGAGAAAGATACTTAAAGTTCTGTCCACAAAGTACTGACCACTTTTTCAGTGATGGGCCAGCCACAGGACTACACTAACAGTTGCTTATAATAATTTTTCTTACCATAGTCATTATGTTGTGTGCGTGGTCACTCCATGACTGTATTGTATGCAAACACTGAGGTGAGTTCTTCCAAACCATTGGAAAGTAGAGAACTGATCATTATGCTCAGCTCAAAGTGGAAAGTCTGGATATTGTTGGGTGTAGTTGTGCAACAGATCAAGAGAGTTGTACTTCATAGGAGACTTCACTGTTGACCCTAAGTCTGAGATTTACTGATGTCCAtcttcattgttttgttttgtcagtAGTGTAGCAGCAGATTTGATCTCATCGGGCATCATGGCAAATTTCTGTTTAATGAAGTCATTCATCATGTATGAAGCTGATGACACTGTTATAAGATGGACTGTGTTGCTATTGTATTCAGTGTCAAGCAATGGGTTGTCGTCGATGGGGTTAGTTTCTTACGCTTTGAGTTTTTGAGTTCACATTGTAATACCTTGCATATTCGAAGGAATTGTCTGTGGGATAGAGCTTTAGATATAGCCCCATATATGTTCTCATCATCTGTGTTTTGCTTCTTTCTCAGAGTATAAGGCCATCAATGTACTCTATAGCTGCTCTTTTGCCTCTTTGGAGAAGTGGTAGATATTGGGGAGGCTGTGATTTGTACACTGGCTGCAATTGTGTGAATTTCTGCCATTGATGGTGTTTGTCTCGGGACGTTCACCATTTCTCAAGCAGGTGGGTTGATTTCTTGAGGGCATGCAAACAGTTAGCGATGGTAAAAACCGTTGGCATCATCTATCTACCCATCTATTATTAGATTTTTTATGACGTAGCATGGTTGAATGTAGCCAGTGACATCTAAATTGGTGTCGTCCAGTGAAGGTAGGCTAGTGTTCATCAAATGGTCACGGTTCCACTCTCTTCCATTGTTAAGGTTAAGGAAAAGTTTTCTATCAAGCTGACCCTAACCTTTTTTCTGGTTGCAATGATTTCATACAATACTAAGAGTTTGTCAAAGAAACATAGTATTTGATGGTCATTGGCTAAGAACATCTGATGAAGTCTTTCAAATGAGAAGACGATAGTGTACTTTCTTGGCCCTTAATCAGCGTTCTTCTCACCTGGAATGTTACCTTGTACACTATCAGCGTTCTTCCATAGCTGTTGCTCTTTGGACTGTATTGCCCGGTAACTGGTTGTTTCGACATCAAGTCATTTTGGCCCAAGTCATTTCAGCCTCTCAAATTCCAGCACCACTGCACATGCGCTCCGGTTGGATATTCACAGTAGTTTTGGGTAAGCCTCAATGGTTAATAATTATTTGTAGGGCTAGTTAGCCATGGTCCCTAAGCCTGTAGTAAATAGAGCGGGACTGAAACGTCTTGGGTCATGGTGCCGACTTGGTGCCAAAACATCTAGAAACCCATTGCCTTGATACCACTAATGACATACTTGCCAGCCAACAACTTCTTTTCTCCTTTTCTGGCTGCCACAGCAGTCCAAATGATACAAGGTTCAGTCCTTAAGGGGATTACTCGATTTGAGCTTTGCTTCCCGTTTGTTAAGCAGTAATTGGCAGCAACAGAATCCATAAAAATTCATTGAGAATGCCAAAGGATCCTGAATACGCCTGAACAAACTGTTTGATACAAGGACAATGAAATTTGTCCCAGTTAATTAATGGGAGGTCCCAAGCCTTTTTCAGCCGTGAAGAGTAGATGGCATTGTCTACTGGAGAATTTGACATGATGCTGTCCAAGGTTAGGCTGCATAAGAGTGATCTTTTGTAAAGTCACAGTACACACTCATCTAAATTATGATTTGTTGATGAGATAATGTAATGCATCTTCACTGAGTGCACCAGAATTACGAGCCTGGAATTACATAAAAGGTAACATGGAACAAAAATTATAAGCAAGTTTGATGGATTGGATGAAGCGCAAATCGTTAAAAAAGCAAAACGCTTCCAAATTAGCATTGAAAGTCCTAGCGTGGACATAAAATACAATGGGCATCAACAAACAtaatttgtaacaaataaattgttaaggaaaaagaaatattaatGCGTATTATTGTTTATTGAGTTCACTCTGAATGAGAAAATGCCAAAGATCGTAGGGCTTTGACAAGTCTGCTCCCAACCCCCACCCCTGGAAACAAACACGCAAATGTCAAAGTTCACACAGCACTACACGTCTGCTGTAGACCTGTAGCAAATGCCAATCCAAAAGTTTACTTGTAGTCtacatttttgttctgttaatTTGtccatttcttttgaaaaaacactAATCACATACTGTAGAATTTAATTTCCCCAAataaaaatgatggaaaaaaatgttaatttttctttcACAGCCAAACAAAAGTCATCAACAGGTACCTCAACACAGTGTATTCCTTAGTGTGTATGCAACTAAAACACATTTTGTCAATCTTGTTACAGTCAACTGAGCTTGGATCTGATAATAGTATGCATGTGATATGTTTACAAGCAATGAACCATCATTTGCCCTAATATCAATGCACTAACTAGCTTAGAGTTCTCATGAGCCCACATTGATTTACATTCTaacagaatttttttacaaattgaaCAATGTACAACTCCATCAGGAGATGTCCCAAAGAATGGCAGATCAGTATCTGAACTCAAACAGATGCCAGGTACTTCCATAGAGCAATGTCTATGATGATAACGATGTGATTTTATGAACATATTTCTGGCTCTACTTTCATATTTCCGTCCAAAGTAAACAGGTTCTGCCGGGAGATACTTTTCATCCAACATTTTCCCTTTCACtaaattttttgctgttttaccTATatcttcttagtgtattattgATTTCATCACTGATGCTGTTATCAAACCCTTTTTAATAGAAAGTCAATTCCAGTTTTACTTTGAACGAGTCTTCGTCAGAGTCTCTAGATCTTGCTCTCTTGACTGGTGGTGCGTACTGTACACTTGACTGGTCTTCTGAAGCAAGTCCTGTAGGTGCAGTATGCCCAGGTCCTGTCTCGCCTTGAGTGTCAGCTCCTTCGCCAAACTGCCGATGCTGGCAATATGATCTCTCTTCATCAGGAACTTGGTCAGTCCATCTATGTTGCGTATCGCCTGAGATTGTACGTTGACACCAAATTTCTGTTTCAACTCCAATAACATCAACCAGAATGGCGCCCGCAGTAGTTTTGCTCGTAACCATGACATCCCCACATAATATGGTAATGTAACTTACTAATTCTCTGGGGATTGCATCCTCCATCGTGTGCTGCAACGATTAAATCATCGTTAGGACGGTTATTAAGCGAGTGACATAGAGCCCTTTGAGCAGCAAAGTGCGCCACAGAGAGTCCTGGTGTACTTGGATTAACGTCAAACCGACTTCTCCCACCAGCTCCAAAGCGTATAGCGTTAGTACAGCCAAAAACGTCAACATCGCTGTTAGAATGACTGGAAACGACAATGGATCTCAGCATCTTAGACATGACGATCGAACAGAGGTGCATAGATGTGCTCACATCGGCTGCACTTAAGCATCTGACGTACTAGCTAGGGAGCGTAATACTTAATACTCAACACAAGGCTCTGATTGGTCGAAATGGTTTCGCCCAGTTTTGATTGGTTAAAATGGAACAGTCCTAGAGCACGTCGTTCAATCGCTCAGGGAGGTGAAGACGGAGGTGGTGGCGGTAGCTTTACTTACTTTACAAGGTAGTACTCTCCCAAATATACCAAAACCGGCGATTGTACCGAAGCCGGACTCAAATAAAGTTCGAAGTATAAGAAAATACACGTTGTACTTGAAGGATGAAACGCCGGTCAAGACAAACTACCCGGAAGATGAGGGCAAGCTCGTGGACTTTGGTTTCGTGCTATTGCCGTTCGGTATTGAGGAAATGGCTATCGATTACACTGAAATGTGGGCCAACAAAATGCAGTTCAGTAAGTGGCGAAGAGTCTCAAGTACCGTAGTCGTGGATAGCTTAATACCGTTCGAGACCAAGGTGGTACCCCAAGGGTCAGCTGAAGCCACTACCGATTATAAACCTCATTACGAGGTAATAGTAGATAAAGATGGGCGTCTAGGACGCCCACAAAAACATGGATCGGAAGATCACGTGGACTATGGCAGTCTGATGAAAGGATGGAATCTGAGTACACTTGGTAATAGCATCATTAGTACTAACCATGACGGAACTGTATAGACCGAGTGGAACACGTGTTCGCCAACGGACTAGCATGGCCAACCAAACGTAATGCATGGCGTGACAGACGTATGTTGTTTGATATCGACGAACGCGTGACTCCAGTGGAGTGTGGTGCCGGATTTCATTTCCACTGGGACTTGAACGAGGAATGGAAGAACGCTGCACCACGTGACATGTATGGATGGGGTACAGGCTTTAGCAAAGTGAAGATGCAGCCCTTACCAGGAGAGACTGGCAATAACACTGACATTAAACTTACTAAGTTTCAGAGTGAGACTCGTAACGAATACGAGGAGGACTTTAGCAACATGTTAATTAAGTCTGCTTTTGCACAAGACAAACGTAAAGAATTCATTCACAGAGGCCCTATGCCGAGAATTTATATGCGCAGTGTACACCCTTACCACAAAGAAAGCAGAACCTATCTTCACCGTATTAACATCATTGTGGAGAATGTATGGGAATTTAAGCAGCGGAATCTGTACCGCGGTATACAGCACATGATGTGGGATTATCGTCCACTGGCGAATGGAACTATGTCATGGAATGAACCCATATCGAAAATTGCTGGTCAAGTATTACGAAATACTGTATAAGCCAGTATGATGGTGTAATGCAGAATAACTCATTGGCTAATAATCCTCCACATATTGCTGTTTAAGAATTACCGTTATGAAACATGTATTAGCTTACTATGGAACATTTATTAaagttgaattgaattgaacaaGAACTGTGTTACATAGTCGTCTTTTTACATGTTAACATTCTCAAAACTTAACTATTttgaaactgtaaattctgaacataTTTCGCAGATTGCATTGCATCTGCCTCCTCTAACACTCTAAAAGGTGTGCTCTGTAAAGCCTCGTCCACATCTCTGACAAATTGGCTACTATTTACATACGCTGCCATATCATCATCGGCTTGAGTGAAATAACCCGATATTAACTAATCAATCAAACGTAGCTGGACATTGAACGCTGGTTGTTGTCCTTTAATCATTCCGTAGAGACAAAATGTAATAGAGTTTAGTCAGTTCCTGAGAGAGATTATAGGAAAGTCTATTTCCGAGTAGACGGAATCAGATATTCCCTAAAAATAAATcgttaaataaattatttatagcaaatttttcttttgctaaaTGACATTGTCCACGGTATCGACGGTGGAGACTGAATGTAGCCTTATATCTGATATAAGCACCTGGTGTTAGCTACAGTGATATCAAGTAATTCATGAGTGGACACTCCTCTTATTTCTGCAACTGCTGCTGCGACATCTCCAATATAACGAGGAGTGTTGACGTTCACTTCCGGTGTCAACGGGAAGTAGCGAGAGTCTGTCTCAATCAGCAATCTGTCTGCTGGGACTTCCTGTAAGGCTCGTCTCTGTTCACTGTCGAATTTCACTACTCGACCCGTGAAACCAAAGTAAATGTTAGAGAACGCCTTCATCCAGCGATGTATAAGCCAACGATTGCCAGTGAAACAGTGTCGATGTAAACGCTGCAAGGGTGCGCAACAGTGCAACATTAATTTCAGGGCGCAGTTACTGACATCAATGCTGTACTTATCTTCTTGGGTGCCACGTATGTGCATGATGATTGGTTTCCTTGGCAATCCCAGCTCTAGAAGCCGCACGAGAGTCTCTTCCTGTCTCTTCCAGCTACTTGAAGGTGTCATCCTGTCCAATCCAATTTCTCCAAGGGCAATCACTTGGGGTAACAGGATTAGTTCTCCCAGCCTTTGGAGTCTCTCCTCAGTCAACCGCTGGATAACTTTCGGGTGTACTCCCAATGCAATCTTCCGGTTCTCACTGCTGTTGAGGTCAGTTTGATACTGATCTGGCTCACTATAAACCTCAATTCCATGAATTGATTTCACTGGATATTTCGGCATAGGTAAATCTGGAGCTTTTAATAATTCCTCCGATGACACTTCCATCCCTTCTCAAACAAGCATCTACTTGTGCGGTCAAGGTGGAAGTGTGAGTCCCATGCCTCTGATAAA of the Ptychodera flava strain L36383 chromosome 20, AS_Pfla_20210202, whole genome shotgun sequence genome contains:
- the LOC139119568 gene encoding uncharacterized metal-dependent hydrolase YcfH-like; the encoded protein is MEVSSEELLKAPDLPMPKYPVKSIHGIEVYSEPDQYQTDLNSSENRKIALGVHPKVIQRLTEERLQRLGELILLPQVIALGEIGLDRMTPSSSWKRQEETLVRLLELGLPRKPIIMHIRGTQEDKYSIDVSNCALKLMLHCCAPLQRLHRHCFTGNRWLIHRWMKAFSNIYFGFTGRVVKFDSEQRRALQEVPADRLLIETDSRYFPLTPEVNVNTPRYIGDVAAAVAEIRGVSTHELLDITVANTRCLYQI